A stretch of the Nicotiana tabacum cultivar K326 chromosome 6, ASM71507v2, whole genome shotgun sequence genome encodes the following:
- the LOC107823178 gene encoding 26.5 kDa heat shock protein, mitochondrial, whose amino-acid sequence MALARLALKNVQQRTMASSPSTTFSRTVDNLQKLRWSSDLVNRFSTAGDGEDKTEKREVAVSEGGKKSKLFPRRRGRGSLGRRRNPDFAPAIWDVLPFGLGNALIQASENINRLFENLNVSPSQLMGRYKKDDKSYKIKYDVPGLGKEDVKITVEDGILRIKGEHKEEQEEGSDDEFWSSTSYGYYDNSIVLPEDAKVDEIKAEMKDGVLTLTIPRTEKPKKDVKEIRVL is encoded by the exons ATGGCTTTGGCTCGTTTAGCTTTAAAGAATGTACAGCAGAGGACGATGGCCTCAAGCCCCTCGACCACCTTCTCTAGGACTGTTGACAATCTACAGAAACTGAGATGGAGTTCTGACCTTGTAAATCGTTTCTCCACAGCTGGTGATGGTGAAGATAAAACAGAGAAACGTGAAGTAGCAGTCTCTGAAGGTGGCAAGAAGTCCAAGCTCTTTCCTAGGAGACGCGGTCGCGGCAGTCTCGGGAGACGCCGCAATCCTGACTTTGCACCTGCTATTTGGG ATGTTTTACCTTTTGGACTTGGAAATGCATTGATTCAAGCTTCGGAGAACATCAACAGGCTGTTTGAGAATCTGAACGTGAGTCCCTCACAACTTATGGGTAGATATAAAAAGGACGACAAGAGCTACAAAATCAAGTATGATGTGCCAGGTCTCGGGAAAGAGGACGTGAAAATCACAGTGGAAGATGGGATACTGAGGATAAAGGGAGAGCACAAGGAAGAGCAAGAGGAAGGTTCAGATGATGAGTTCTGGTCTTCAACAAGCTATGGATACTACGACAACAGCATTGTGCTTCCTGAAGATGCCAAAGTTGATGAGATCAAGGCTGAGATGAAAGATGGTGTCTTGACCCTCACTATTCCTAGAACTGAGAAGCCTAAGAAAGACGTTAAAGAAATTCGAGTCTTGTGA